In Scleropages formosus chromosome 6, fSclFor1.1, whole genome shotgun sequence, the genomic stretch ATGTATTCAGTTTGCGTTGTTAAGTTGCTGCTTCTCGGTAATTCGATAAATCACAGTGTCCTGAAAAGTCATTCTGCTGTTGTTGAAAACAGCATTTCGTTTTTCATAAAGCACACAAAACAGGTTTGGAGAAATTTTGACTCTGCATTTATATTCCAAAGAATTACATTTGATTAGTTTTTaagttagggggtgcggtggcgcagtgggttggaccgggttctgctctccagtgggtctggggttcgagtcctgcttggggtgccttgcaacggactggtgtcctgtcctgggtgtgtgtcccctccccctccggccttacgccctgcgttgccgggtaagctccggttccccgcgaccctgtatgggataagtggttctgaaaatgtgtgtgtgtgtgtggtttttaagttctaaaatatatttcagccAGGGCCATCCTTTTTTTATGCATGTCTGTATTGACACAGAGGCTGAGTGTATAGTGAAAGTGCGAGAAACTGAGgatatttattcaattttacCCCCTTTTTCCATCTTAAACAGAACCATGTGTGGATAGATGTCACACGACACAACTCAAACCTGCCTCCCCTGGCTATCAAAAGCCCTGAATGTCTGGGACTGCTCCATCAGATGGACAAGGCCAAGGATGTCTGGGTTCAGCATTACTGCATCCTAAAAGACGGATGTCTCTACCTCTACGCCAGCATTCGTTCTACATATGCTCTGGGTGCGAATCTTctgccacttttttttaaatcaaataagCGAACCTTCATTCACATCCTAAATTAAAATAGAGAAACTGGTTGGTTTACTAGCAAATAACAGATGGGGATGTCACCCCTTTCCATTTTACCATAGTAATGACAATTTTTACCTGCGATCACAGCCATAGCTAGGAAATCTGGCCCCgctgaaatataataaattactaGAATTTTTGTGGACCCTTTCCACATTTGTGGGCCTCTGGAATCGTCACCATCAGTCATCCCTGCCTGCAGTTATTCACAGTGTTCAGCCTTGCACAGAGAAGTGTTCAAACTTTCGGCTTATGACAGCATGTCCAGTACATTTGTGTCCTTTACCACAAGGACATTCAGGGTACATGTAAAAGCAGTCACTACAGCTACAACTTCACTTGAAGTTTGAGAACTTAgcaaaacatgttaaaatgtatCCCATCTTCCAAACAAAAGTGTGCTTATTTCCGCATCCAGGGGGAATTTACCTACATGGTTATACCCTCAAAgagcaaccttttgggtccaggCGTACCACTATTGAGCTGAAGCCGCCATCAGAAGAGTTCAAAACATTTTACCTCTGTGCAGAGAATGCTGCAGAAAATAAACGGTAAGTCTTGAAGTGTAGCATTCTGAgggttaaccctaaccctagctttAATGAATCACCAAGTGTTTACATTGAGCGTATGTCAAAATGTCATGATGCAACTTTATAACTCCTCATTTCCTTTGGCCATTTTCCTTGTGCTGTTCTGGTGTATTTTATAGGTGGATATCGGCACTAAAAGCATCAATAAGCAAATGGGTACCATTGCATCAAGCAATTCAGGACTTCATGAAGCGCCCACCAGAGGAGACcagaatgtaaatgaacaatTCACGTTGCCAAAAAGATATCTTCCCTCAAGTGCTCAGTTACACTAGTGCATACTTTAAATGAATAGAACCTATGTGCTGGGAAAAACTAAGCACCTTGCTAGTGCTAAGGTATGCTTTGCTGTGACTAAAAAGGAACACTTTAGAGTTCCCTCCTAAAGTAAGGGAGTATGGGAGCTTCCATCCCCAAAAACTGCCATTCATAGCCATGCAAAGGAAGCGTGTATTACACCTCATACACGTGTCTGCGTATAGACAGAGATTAAGGCAAACCTGAATGCATCATACATAGTTTGTTTATCCATTTCATTCAAAGGGAACTTCTAATGTAACCATTTGAATTGCGGAAGCTGCCAAGGACTGATATGTTGACTGGGCATTAAATCGACAATTCAAACCATAATTACGACCATAGTTATGCAGCAAGCAACATGGCGGCATGATAACATGCAACGGCCACTTCAGGTCCGCAAATGTCttgcgtactgttctgtgttgcaccatggtcctagagaaacaatatttcattccactgtatacaagctatgtAGAGGAACGCcaaaaacccacttgacttATGATAAATCACGACCAGATGTCATGTTTATATACTCAAGCCCCTACAACAGGTATATCACACTATCAGTTGAACTCAGTAAGAAATAGTACTGGAAGTCAAACATCTCTAATATGTTCAGCGACAcctgaaacattaaaatctaatcaaaagagctgaaaatattttacctCTACAGAGAAAACAACCCCACCCCCTAACCCctcaaaaagtttatttttaaaatgatccaCTAGTTTACATGTGATGTCATACAACTTTAATTCACAGTTTTCTTTGTACTGTTGCGTATTTTACCAGCAAAACTATCAATAAACAAATTGGtattgttacaaaaaaaaaaaaatcatgatttcAACCACTGACCAGAGGAAACCTATATTTGAATCTACACTTTTTGTGTTGCCAGAAGGCTTTCCCCCTTACATCCAGTTACATTAATTGCTTTCAATAACTAATATTTAGATGGAAGAACCTCTGTACATCAACATTATCTTTAAATACCTTAAAAAGGCCCTTTCTGTGGTTTATGCATGCCCAAAAACACAATGCATGCTGGTTGAGACAGATGCATTTCCAAAAGGCTATAATTAAGACATTCACAGTATTTGTACTTGCAGAGGCACAGAACTTTACAATTCCACCTGTGGTACACCCATTTCTTCAAGTTGCCAAGTGCCTGTATGCTGAGTAAGCATTAAATCGAACAATTCCATGTATAGTCATGGCGAGGTGGTTTACTGCTCCTTACAACACCTTTAAGCCTTCAGTTGTAAATTCACAAGCAACTTTTGCTATAATATTTGTCAGACCTCCATTTAGAAAGTCCACAGAATGACGTCTAAACAGTGTATGGAagcaaaattcatatttattcaaacACTGACATATTGCGAACACTGAGGGCCATCCTCAGAGCAACTGCCATACACTCCACAGGCAACACCATATTGCAGATTCTGACCTTGGCAGTGTCCATTCCAGGACCCCCTGGTGATGGAGGAAGAGAGGATAGTACAGCTTTTGAAACCACGCAGCAAGTTCTTACGCTGAGAACCCATATTCCGAAACAAGACATTAAGATGAGCAACTCTGATGGTGAGATcagacacaaagacaaaaaaagtaaTTGGTTGCTGAATAAGATGTTGatccatttccattttcttaACAAGCTGTCATTCCTTTGGAATGTGTTGCTGCAAACTTTGCACATGCAACTGAAGCATTAATGTTGTTTACCAGGTCTGtcagaattcacacacacactacgctACCATGAAGCATGTgccttaaaatgcatttaaggaTTGTGATCTAAACCAGTTCTGAAAGGATAGCATATAAGTAGCTTTTGGGAGATTTCTTGGCagtttggataaaggtgtcaggaCTTTCAGCCCAGCAAACTTTGAGAAACCCTGATGAACACCCTTGCTCACACTTTCCATTACAAATAACATTACAGCGGTTAGCTGAAGGTGATGGTCTCACTACAAAACCAGCAACTGTTGAGCATGAAGGCACTACAGCTTGTTGATCCATTAGCACTGGGTctttcagcactattgttataGTCTGACACCCATTTACCCACACAGACCCCTAGGAGAGGAGAGATACCATCAGTAGTGTTCCACATGGAGAAAGAATATGCAATGATCATGAACTCCACTGATCATGAAGCAGGAAGACATGCATGGAGTTGAAATACTGAAGTGCAGACAACTGTAGCCTGGTCCTTACTAGGACTTAAGAGCAGTAAACACAAAGTCAAAAATGAGCAGGTCATGGAGCATCCTTGTTCTACATACCACAAAAGGCAAGTTTCACACCAAGAAAAAAACTTCTGTAGCTGTTTGTTCACCGCACAGTTTAGCACCATCAAGAAATTGTCATGCGGCCCAGAGGACGGGGGAAGGTAGGACCCAATTGGAGGATTGCTCATTCAGAGCCAAGGGGATAGACTTGTTCTCATTGTTGGGAACGGGTGAGAGTAAAGACCCGTGGATGAAGTCAAGAAGCGAGGCAAGTGGTCAAGAGCCAGGGAACAAAGAACAGGTTTCCAGGACATGAACCATGTTGAGTGCTGTTAGCACAGAGCAGACAGTCATCTCTATGAGATTCTGCAAGTAAGAAAGGGCTGAGGAGTGTCTTTTAAGGTCAAGTACTCAAATTACTGCCcggtgcttaatcggagccaggtgctgccgaCTGAGGTGTGAACGTGACAGAAGTCAGTTCGTAAGAAGTGATATTCTATTACGGCTATTAAGTTGCAACGTTTTGTTTGATTGAAAGTAAAGGATAAGTAAATTAAGCTGGGGACACTTGACTCGTGCTCATAAGTTAGAACACTGTACCAtacttcctcttttttttttgtttttttttttaaatgggcagCGCTCAGGTTTTAGTTTACATTAGTACTTCTAAGAAAGATACTTATCCTTCATATCAGGTATGCAAAGAAAGTGGTTCATTTGTTACCTTACAAGAAGGGACAAATGGACACTACAGACTCATTGGGAAACACTGGGAGCAGTGCCAGAAAGGAGTTTTTGCCATTTAACTGAGTATTGCAGTTATGAGCAGTTCTAGTGATTCAACAAAGAACCAACTCAGGCAAGTTCTGCAACCTGCAAGTTACAGTAGTGTACAGCGAGTGTGTGCCATGTGTGGTGGGAAGGGGGGTTGTGCTGTGTGGCTGGGGGTCGTCTTCTTTCCACGTGTGAGACATGTGAAGATGACCCAAGGTGCGCTGAGGTCTAGCAGGGAGGGCAGTGTAGCTTCCAACGTCAGCAGCTTTCAAGTATCTGCCTGTTGTGATGATAAGCCTGGCAGGGAACACTGTCACTGGgtgacaactggtagtgtagtggttagagctgctgcctttagacccaaaggttgcaggtttcagtcccaccttcagctgtagtacctttaagaaAGGTATTTACTCAGCAGTCTAAATGGGTAGCAAATTCTAAGTAACTGTGGAGAagagcgtcggctaaatgagtaaatataaggTTGCCGAACAACACCCCCCAGATGGCAGGAGAAGCGGAAATGACGAGCACTGAGGAACCGGAATACGGAAGGACGTTACTGGAGCCCTCTAGCGGCAGCTTTTGGAACTATCCAGCAAAACATGATCGCTCTGTGCTCGCAAATATCCGTAGCTGTTGTGAAATGCGTTAACAAAAGTTTCACCGTTTGCTACTTTTTGAAGGAGGAgagggagtttttgttttttacttatTCGTAAACATTTTGTCATTTGCGCTAAGGGGAGGCAGACTTTACATGAGGGGAATTACATCGTATTCTTTCTGAAGACACGTGTTACAGCTCTACAGCGAGCACTCGAAGTTGAGCCGATTACCGGAATACACCGTGTAGTCGCGCAATTCAATTTTCATTTAGCTACATCACATGCGCATAACGGAAACCACTGTATTTACAGACAATCAGGCTGACGCCCAGGTCACGTCGCAGAGGCACCTTCGCTTCGTACACACAACTGGCAAGGTGGCGCAAAGCAGGAACCCGATAAATCTTACTCATAGTGGCTGAATACGTTGATTGGGCTGAAATGAATCAGCGCGGCGTGAAAGCCTGTCTGGCACGCGGTAGTTTAAAGCCACACGAGCGGATATTCGCAGCGCGTGGCCACGTGACCGACAGTTCTAAGCACTTGTAAGCGGGCCGCTCTGAGCCCGAGGGTGAGCGCTCCTTTCGGAAGGGTTCGCCTGTTTGATAATGATCTCCAGGGGGCAGCGATCGCCACTTTTACACATTACGagtaaaaagagtaaaaacgGGTGAAAAGATGCGTTTAACTGTATCGCTGTGCTGTTACTTAGCCTGCCTGTTGTTAGATAGGATCGCTGGTGCTGGAATCTTCCCCCGGAAAGCGATTTTAAACAATGATCAAACGACTCTGGACAGAAATTTgacagcgcgcacacacaccagcagcacATTCCTTGACTTGAGCctcgcgctcacacacactttgcactGACACCCTGGCCTGGCAGGTGATCGCCCACATCATTactcagtctctcacacacacacgtgtcttAACTCCGCCCACTGAACTCTTCAGCCTCCGAACTTGACTTATTTTGATGATGCAGAGTTTAGACGTGAATGTCAGTGTGCGAAGGTTAAGATCTCGTATTAgtcattaataaaattaattgctGTCTTCAGTTTATTCAAGTGCTTGTTTCAAGTCATTTTACCCAAAACACTTCACTCTCAGAACTTTATTGTGTGTTAGTACTTTTATTAACAGATGTCAGGTAAAATTACAGTCTTGCGTATAATAATTGCATGGTATTCATTGTTAATAAGACGGATGCATTTAATGGAGAAAAAGCCCTTAATAATTGTGTAGATGGGAATTCCCCCTATAATGGTGTTATATGTAGAATATTTATTAATGAGGTGGTATCCTGGTTTATTATGTAAAGTGGTAAGAGTAGGTGGAAGAGTTTCCAAAATGTGAGATcctggtgtgtgtatatgcctATACATATAAAGCATGtgttgtgatttttctttttactttgttaGTACTGAAAAGGTTCAGGTATTTAAGTGGAATCTATACGCCACCAATTTCGAAAGAAAGTGTTTAAGAGACAACAGTATATTGGCATGGgtcaaatatatacaataattccctgggaaaaaaattcGGTTATGTTAATCTACAATGATAAACTGAGAAAGTCTACATCTCCATTAAAAATGTACCAGTTCCGTTATTTGGTATCgataaaacaaatttttctcTCTGGGATAATAACTGTGTAAATACAAGCTTTAAAACGCACACGAAACATgttgttaaaaataagtaattgtGATCATGTGCTGatcatttttcttctgcacAATGCTGCCCCTCCTGGACATGTCGTGTAACTTCCTCTTTCGTATGCAAGGCGATTGTAAATGCTAACAATGCAGAACAAACGCGATTTGGCGCCACCTAGTGCCAGTACACATTATACACGAAATCTCAGCACAACACCGCATGTAATTGCAATGAAAGTATTTATTGAACAGAGTATTGGCAGAGTAAACGAAATTGTTTAAGAAACATTCTGTCCTCAAACACCACAACCAGCCACGTACTGGCTCAGGTCACGACCCTTGCAGTGATTCCTCCAGGCCACCctggaaataaaaacaggatATAAGGAGATGGACCATAGAGCTGCACCTTATTCTCATGCATTCCTTGTACCTAACCACCTAACTGACTTTTCTTTTGACTCTTTTTTTCAACAATATATTTGTCAGAATAGCAGATATTGTGGGCTGAGAAGGACAATTGTGTCTTTATATAGTAGGTCTTCCAAacagcaaaaattaatttcGCTGTAGTGCCCTCGTACCCTGTCACACGCTAAGATTAATATAATATTCCTTATAAATCTCCTACATTGAGGAAGTGGAGTAAGGTAGGTTCTCAGCAATCCATGCAAAGGATATTAAATTTAAGGTAAAAAGTACATGCAAGATCTAAATGCATTATACAGTAGgctgtttaactttttttttaattttgtctttgtttaaatggcttttaaaaaaaaaaaaaagaaaaaaaattgtattttttcacagtttttttttagttaaaaaaaaatacagatttaagATCCAAAGCCAAACTTTGTCAGAATGACTGCAGCAGAAAGTACAGGATGGACACTAAAGCGCTTGGCATCCCAGTACAGTGAGAGGCTCTCTGTGATGCTCTTGAGCAAACTTCAATTAGACATGTAATTCTTACCACGCTCCAATGCCATTGGGGTCCTGGACCACCCGCTTCGCGCACTGAATGGCCACGTCAATGTTGGGGGACAGCAGCTCTGCCGGGAAATCACAAAATCGCCATGTTCACTGTGTTGGAAGGCGTCATTTCAGCAACCTAGTGGCTGTCAAAAGGTGCTCAGACTTCCCTTACCAGACCATTTCATTGAAGCTGAAAAGTCTTATAAAATTTAGACTCTGGATGGAGACACACCGCCATTTTCTGGTTAAAACAGTCACTGAGCACAAGGTAGCATATCTATTGATCGCTTATTCATTCAATATCTATGCGTGGCCCTTACGGCTGCAGTCGATGTGACAGGCGTTGGCGGTCACTGTCCGGTGGTTGTTGCACCACCAACGGCTGTTGATCTGGAAGATGCCGTAGTCGGTGGATCCGTCGGTGTTGTGATTGATGGCGTCCGTGTTGTAGCTCGACTCCCATTTGGCCAAACAGACCCCTGGGAAGCACACGGACCGAGCgtttgtgaaattaaaatacagtgaTCTGCGGGTAGTGCGGtgcgaagaagaagaagaagaagatggagaGAATCTAAAATGTGCAATAAGTGTCAGGTGGTGGgatgaaatgagaaataaactTGCAGAGCTGTGTTGTGTTTGACACCTCTGCTGAGGACAAAACGTACAGAATTGTCAGTCGAAACAGCTGTTCCGTTTCACTGAGCGCCAGGAAGGAGAACATTATTTACTGTAGCCCTGATCTCTTTGATTTACTTTTAATCCAATGcttttcatttgctttattgTACGCAAGGTGACAATTTATTTCCCCCGGGGCGCATGATCCTCATTCCAGCCACTGAAATTGTAAAACCATATGTATTACAGCTTATATAGTGTAATGTGTTCATTTGTTATGCCTTTATCTTTGCCTTGTTAGCAGCAACACTGAAATACTGAGTAAAGAAAGTATACATGTAGCGCGTCAATCACAAAGCCACAAGCCTATCAACACATGACTTGTGCAATGAGGTTCATTTCTGGTTGTTTCACTATAAATGTTGTGTCATCTTCCCactctttggataaaagcactcAGACTGTTAGGTAAAGAGGAGAAGGAAGTTTCAGAAGCGTCTCGGAAGCTCTCCTGCGTAACGGCAGGATCTTGGCAATGCCGAGGCAGCGGTCCGGTGCGAACGAAAGGTTTTTAGTAACGCCACGACCGCTCTGCCAAAGGTAGGCCCGTTTAAGAAGAATCCCCGTGGGGAATCGGAGATGGATTATACGCGTTTGGTGTACAAAGAAGGAGTGCTGTACTTACAGTTAGCCAGGCCGTATCCATGGTACCCATCCATTCCTGCAGCCTTCAGTTTCCGCGCCAGCTCACATCGTGTAAAAACCTTTGCATCTGCAATGGCTAGGAGAGCCAAAAGGAGAAGCAGAGGAGCTTTCATTCTGGAAAGATTGGACGCTTCCAGATAAGTCAGTGTAAAATGGTGCCGAAACTGATGAAAGCCTGGAATTTAAGGAGGTGGGCCGTCCATTGAAGAGTCActattgtttgttttaaaggcAGCTTCCCTAACCGTAACAATGAAAGAGGAACTGTGTTTCCTCATACCAGTGCCTTAATGCCCAAAGCATATCTTTAAGTTTTACAAATAAGGCCAAGAAGGACTGGCAAATAATCACGAGTTCTCTGTATTGACCAAAATTATGCCCTTACATGACTCTGCTGTAAAACTGCCTTATGAGGAGACCAGGTTACTGATTTTTGAGAAATGCCCTaagggagggtgcagtggtgcagtgtggtggtggagcaggtttggcctgtgcctgctctctggcggctctggggttcaagtcccgtttggggtgccttgcaacggactggcgtcctgtcctgggggtgtcctctggccttgcgccccgtgttgctgggttaggctctggcttgccacgaccctgcttcggacaagcggtttcagacagcgtgtgtgagaAATGCCTAATAACTTTATAATGCTTGGAAAATTTGCATGGCTCAGTCAATAGTTGACACTTGGGTAGATACAAATTGTGCATATGATATGTTGCCTAATCCTCATTTAGTACATGCAGACAGCATCAATGCTGCAATGCTAAGTAACATAAGATGAAACACCAGTTTGCCTCCATGCATTTGCCTCTATCTGGAGCAGGTTCACGGTGATCCAGACGGCAAGGTGGGGTACACCTGCACCTTGGGCCTACTCCAGTCCAAAACTACACTTTCACACCATATCGTAAAGTCACAAAAACAGATTAACCAAGACATGTTTTGAGATGAGGGAACCTACTGCACTGATGAAGCCGTAGCTAAATTTGATCCTGCAGCTCTGAATAATGTGGTGGTATTGGAGCT encodes the following:
- the LOC108929886 gene encoding lysozyme C-like, which translates into the protein MKAPLLLLLALLAIADAKVFTRCELARKLKAAGMDGYHGYGLANWVCLAKWESSYNTDAINHNTDGSTDYGIFQINSRWWCNNHRTVTANACHIDCSQLLSPNIDVAIQCAKRVVQDPNGIGAWVAWRNHCKGRDLSQYVAGCGV